One genomic window of Quercus lobata isolate SW786 chromosome 9, ValleyOak3.0 Primary Assembly, whole genome shotgun sequence includes the following:
- the LOC115960439 gene encoding uncharacterized protein LOC115960439 isoform X2, translating to MFSFHSFRQLLLLKHKMTQLGFLQQNAFFIVKSYASTGFSESKHQQRQQEKHSFTVSYLINSCGLSSKSAILASQKVQLGNPDRPDSVLSLLKEHGFTNTQIAKLVRTHPMLLLSDPGKTLLPKIEFFLSKVGVSSSDLTRILTSSPLLLVRSLENHLIPCYNFLKSVLVVDEKVITTLKRSQLSFLFDVTNNMIPNIALLREFGVPESAISFLVTNFPGSAFIKHARFVKAVHEVKEMGFDPSKSVFVLAIQVILKMKKPMWESKLEVYKRWGWSKDVALLAFRRNPNFVLLSEEKITKTMDFLVYKMGWPSADIAKNPSVLGLCLEKRIIPRCSVVQVLLAKDLIKSKFSSATFLLPSEKCFLEKFVIKFQASVPQLLDVYQGKMDLLDVGIQSEKTRLS from the exons ATGTTTAGCTTTCACTCTTTCAGACAGCTACTATTGCTCAAACATAAGATGACCCAACTGGGTTTTCTTCAGCAAAATGCTTTCTTTATTGTGAAATCGTATGCATCAACAGGTTTTTCTGAATCAAAACACCAACAACGGCAACAAGAAAAGCATTCTTTTACAGTGTCTTACCTCATAAACTCTTGTGGGTTGTCCTCAAAATCTGCTATTTTAGCATCACAGAAGGTACAATTGGGAAACCCAGATCGACCAGACTCAGTGCTTAGTCTTCTCAAAGAGCATGGGTTTACCAATACCCAAATCGCCAAACTTGTCAGAACGCACCCAATGTTGCTTTTATCTGATCCTGGGAAGACCCTTTTgcccaaaattgaatttttcctttCTAAGGTAGGGGTTTCAAGCTCTGACCTCACTCGGATTCTCACTTCAAGTCCTTTACTATTGGTTAGGAGTTTGGAAAACCATCTTATCCCTTGCTATAATTTCCTCAAGAGTGTACTTGTGGTGGACGAGAAAGTTATTACAACTTTGAAGCGGTCACAGCTTTCTTTTCTATTTGATGTAACTAATAATATGATTCCAAATATTGCACTTTTGAGAGAATTTGGAGTACCTGAATCAGCCATCTCTTTCTTGGTGACCAATTTTCCGGGTAGTGCGTTCATTAAACATGCTAGGTTTGTGAAGGCTGTCCATGAGGTTAAGGAAATGGGATTTGATCCTTCGAAATCGGTATTTGTCCTAGCAATCCAGGTgattttgaagatgaagaagccAATGTGGGAATCTAAATTGGAAGTTTATAAGAGGTGGGGTTGGTCCAAGGATGTAGCTCTGTTAGCATTTAGAAGGAATCCAAATTTTGTGCTTTTATCAGAAGAGAAGATCACAAAAACAATGGACTTCCTTGTATACAAAATGGGTTGGCCGTCAGCAGACATTGCTAAAAATCCTTCAGTTCTAGGTTTATGCTTGGAGAAGAGGATTATCCCTAGGTGTTCAGTTGTTCAAGTTTTGTTAGCCAAGGATTTGATCAAGAGTAAGTTCTCCTCAGCAACCTTTTTACTACCTAGCGAGAAGtgttttttggaaaagtttgtGATTAAATTTCAGGCCAGTGTTCCTCAATTGTTGGATGTGTATCAAGGTAAGATGGATCTTCTGGATGTAGGAATTCAATCGGAGAAG ACACGTCTCTCATAA